From the Lepus europaeus isolate LE1 chromosome 14, mLepTim1.pri, whole genome shotgun sequence genome, the window ATTTTCCTCTGTGCTTTTAGTCTTAGAGGTGAAACCATTTTCCTGCACCTGCTAATGTACAGATTGCCACACCATTCTTGGCTGGTTTCTCATCTCCTCCATAAACTTTGTTACCAATCCCTACTATTCTGATTTTTCCATGTCTGATGTAAGTGCCTAATCCAAAGAACTCAGGAATATTTATATGATGCTAACTTACAAATTAAAACTTTTGAGTGAACCCATCCTTGGCTTAAATGTGTCATTTGTGTATCGATTCACTCAAAATTACCCTTCTAGTATGGataaacataaaacaaataaaataaatagctagcaaactttcagtaaataaaaatagaattccattataaataattattcatGGTCTGCTAAAAGAGGTATCTTATACTGAATGGTGAGAAAGCCCCTCTGACAAAGATCACATTTAAATTTAGACTTGAAAAACAAGCTTATGAGCATCTGAAGAATGTTCTAGGCAGAAATAACAAGCTAATGAAACAGCTCAAGGAAGAATGCAGTAGAAGGTCGGTATGGCTGGAACAAAATAAGTATGTGAGAAATGAGATCAAGCAGGAAGGGACTGGATCTGTATGGCAATCTAGATTAGATCATGTTGGGATGAGGAGTAGATTAGAGTTTACTCTAAGAATCATAGGAAGACATTGAAGAGTCTTAATTTGAAGAgtgatataatttaatttttaaaattctgtgtgcCATGACTATTTATAAAAGAGAGGGAGGTTAGGGGGAGATGAGAAGTGGAAGTGAAACACAGAGTATTAGTCTCTTTGCattgttatatatataaaacaaaaatcctgTAGACCAGATGAATTATAAacagtagaaatttatttctctcagtgctgcaggctggaagtACAAGATCAAAGTGTTGGCAAACTTGGTTTCTGGTGTGTGTGTAGCTTTCTGGTGCCTTCTCACTGGGACCTCACATAGTGGAGGGGGTGATGGTACTCTCTTCTGTCTCcttataaggacactaattcCATTCATGAAGGCTACATCCTAATTATCTCCCAAAGGCATGATTTCTGATTCCATAACATTGGGGGTTAGAATATCACATAAGAATTTGTAGAGAATCATAAATATTCATTCTGTTACATGGAAAGACAAGTTAGCAGACAATATTAGAACAATAAGGCAGAAATGGTCTGGCTTGAGTTAACGTAAAGTTTAATGATACACTGGGAagcactatttaaaaaataacaaacagaaTTTAGATCTTCACTCTTATACACTtacattattttacaaataaagcatGCCCAAATTTTATTACCACATTAATGAAGTACATCATATGGAGCTAAAGCAGTCAATGAGAACTTGTTCATTTCATGAtaggaaaaaaaactattctactttatttccatttcaaaGTAGAGGGCTGcttggagaaagaaaatatttcatagaaaataagaaGGCTAGAGCTAAGATGTATTAAGCCTTAGTTTCCTCAGACTTGCTGGCAGCATTCTGTGCCTGCCACAACCTTTTGATAGTaatttaataatcagaatattgAGAATTTTATACTGGCATCAGTATCCTTTGATAAAGGCTCAGGAAATTATAGAACAATGCTAACTTCTACTTATTTAATCATTACCGTATTTTCTAGCTTTGTCAGAAGAATTTACAAAGGTCCATTTGTCTTTCAACTATCAACCGACACATGAAATTAAAAGCATTTTGTGAAATGGCGGTAGTCACTTCTTGATCCACATTGCCAAAAGAGCACTGCGTGAAACCAAATTAATTTCTCAGGAGATTATGTAGTTCTAGCGATTCAGCTTCCTAGCTTCTGTCTTGTTCTAATATTTAATGTTATCTTGAGTGAATTAGTTAATGCCTAAGAAAAGAGGTGAGGTTTGGCACAGGGCAGGAGAATTTCTCTAAGCATTACTAATATCCTTTTATTACTGCAGACcttattttttgtaactttttataatttattttttatttttattaatatgaagagaacagatttcatttatctcatagatgcaattttttttatttgacatatagagttaatgagagagaaaggtcttccttccattggttcacgccccaaatggccactacggccagagctatgccaatccgaagccaggagccaggtgcttcttcctggtctcccatgctggtgcaggcgtccaagcacctgggccatcctccactgccttcccgggccacagcagagagctgggctggaagaagagcaaccgggactagaccctggcacccatatgggatgccggcgccgcaggtggaggattagccaagtgagccatagcaccggcccccctgGTCTTTTCTTACAATTGTGTCATCAGGAGAGCGCCAAGAATGAGGAGATCCTGAATTCACTCAAGTATATCCGGCCTGGAGGCGGGTTTGAGCCCAACTTCATGCTCTGCCAGAAGTGCGAGGTGAATGGCGCCAAGGAGCACTCACTCTTCACCTTCCTGCGGGAGGCCCTGCTGGCGCGCAGCGATGACCCCACTGCGCTCATGAGCGACCCCAAGTTCACCACCTGGTCCCCGGTGTGCCGCAACGACGTTTCCTGGAACTTCGAGAAGTTCCTCGTGAGCCCTGATGGCGTCCCGGTGCGCAGGTACAGCCGACACTTCCCCACCATCGACATCGAGCCCGACATCCAAGCCCTGCTGTCCAAAGGGTCTGGCAGTGCCTAGGGCGCCCCCCTACCCTGGCTGCTTGCCAGTGGCCCGCTGCTCTCTGGGGGTTTCATCCATGAGGGTGTTCCCTGAAAACTGAATAGGAGGAATGCCCGATGTCCGGGAAACCCCCAGGTGGGCATTGGTCCTGTTCATCCCAGACTTTCCTCTGCCAGCCTGAGGCGAGTTTCTTCACTAACAAAATGCTGagttccagtaaaaaaaaaaaaaaattctaacaagATAACCATATtatccttctctccccttccttccttcatttcttttgtcctttaatttttataataatgttattcaattcactttataaccaaagacttaatgcaccactaactgtactgttcaacaagtaaaaagtagaaaaaccactgttccacagaagtatagacaagggctagacacaataatcaaatcataagatgccaGTTtcattcatatactttttttggtatttatactaacacatatgagagaaaacatgatttttatcctttgggactggcttatttcactatgtataatggtcaccagttgcatctgttttgttgcaagacgggatttcattatttcattcttttttttttttttgattgagtagtattccattgtgtatatataccacattttttatccacatttatttattttttgatggacttctgtgttgattccatatcttagctattgtgaattgaactgcaataaacatggggtacaaataattcttttgtatgttgattttgttttctctgggtagatctatttttagatgtCTGAGGAATCTCTGTACTGTTTTCTGTAATGATTGTACTATTCCTTCCTACAGTGTACTAGGGTACCTTTCTCTCCAGATCCTCACCagtgtttattgttttttgatttttttagatgatagctattctaactggaatgaggtgattTCTCATCATGgcctttatttgcatttccctgatggctagtttttcatgtgtctgttggccatttgtatctcatcctttggaaaaatgcctgttcatgtcctttgcccatttcttgaccagattatttgttttgttgttattgagtttcttgagctttttataaatCCATACTCAGGGAAAAATTAACAGCTTCCTAAAACTTCTTTTAGTgatgaattaataaatatattaatgtctACATAGGATTCTGTGATCTATTGttcatatttcagaaaaattatgttgctggccagcgccacagcttgctaggctaattctccacctgcagtgcaggcactccgggttctagtcccggttggggcaccggttctgtcctgattgctcctcttccgttctagctctctgctgtggcctgggaaagcagtggaggatggcccaagtgcttgggccctacacctgcatgggagatcaagaggaagcacttggctcctggcttcagattggcgcagtgcgccggctgtagcagccatttggggggtgaaccaatggaaggaagacctttctctctgtctctctctctcactgtctaactctgccagtcaaaaaaaaaaattgtgttgctGCGTTGGAATGGTCTTTATCTTAGAGCTCAATGTTTATACCTAAACTTCTTACAAAACTGAGGCATTAAGACTTTCAGCATGTAAATGTTCCAGTTCAGGAAGTTGTTATTGTTGTGGCCTTCTGCTTAtgaattttgttctgttttgtttcaaTGCAACATATAGTAGGACAGTAAAGCAGAGAGGAAAAATTGAGAATAATAAAGACACAATAATATTGAGCAGTTATCATAAACTAAATGTTCTATGATGTCCTGTACCTGATTATTATTAACTGATGGAGTCATTATACTATCCAATGAAGAAAGTACTGGTATTATCTATATTTTAATAGACcaaaaaatgatttgaaattcaGGAATTGTCCAAGGTCATTGGGCTAGGAGATGATAAGCCTGGGTTTCCCTGGACCCACTGCCATAATTCTGCACCTACCACAAGTATGATTTCCTGGCTGGcattgcagctcactaggctaatcctccgcctgcagtgccagcaccctgggttctagtcccagttggggtgcctgattctgtcccagttgctcctcttccagtccagctctctgctgtggcccgagaaagcagtggaggatggcccaagtgcttgggccctgcacctgcatggaagaccaggaagaagcacctggctcctggcttcagatcagcgcagcgctggccgtagcagccatttggggggtgaaccagcagaaggaagacctttctctctgtctttctctctcactgtttaactctgcctgtcaaaaaaaaaaaaaaagattaaaaaaaaaagtatgattttCTGCCTGCTGCCTGTTAGAACTGGTCAGTTATGTTTTGACATTTActatgtatattttcattttaccaaTAGGTGTTGAAATCTAattttatgaagtttttttttatttatgtgaaaggcagagttacagagggttgagatatagatatatttatatataaatacataattataattaatatactATAATTATGATAATTATAATATggttata encodes:
- the LOC133773408 gene encoding glutathione peroxidase 1-like, which gives rise to MKTQESAKNEEILNSLKYIRPGGGFEPNFMLCQKCEVNGAKEHSLFTFLREALLARSDDPTALMSDPKFTTWSPVCRNDVSWNFEKFLVSPDGVPVRRYSRHFPTIDIEPDIQALLSKGSGSA